Proteins found in one Zea mays cultivar B73 chromosome 1, Zm-B73-REFERENCE-NAM-5.0, whole genome shotgun sequence genomic segment:
- the LOC103644154 gene encoding GATA transcription factor 2-like: MASEWEMAAMGVELGMGMGGTYHHNASSITTAPTSSHHSGGAGYSAAHHHHYYGMPPVGGDATAMRVDDLLENLDLSTGAGAHEFFPTAAAANKGHHHSGGAMVGEPSPTANSSDHQTSLLSFADEFYIPSEEAAELEWLSKFVDDSYSDMPNYSSATHAAMAAAAAAAAAAANTAGTRAGGTSGGQDSCATAAPGRGARSKRSSRAAAAAWHSLVPRPPSQPSPSTSCSSSDFTPASTNNKPARPSNGGSRGRKSPGPAGEVVAVGVEGGVRRCTHCASETTPQWRTGPLGPKTLCNACGVRFKSGRLVPEYRPASSPTFVLTQHSNSHRKVMELRRQKELVLIRGTHRDASAAAAGSAGPELMFRDYGVC; this comes from the exons ATGGCGTCGGAGTGGGAAATGGCCGCCATGGGGGTGGAGCTCGGCATGGGAATGGGCGGCACGTACCACCACAACGCCTCCAGCATCACCACGGCGCCGACGAGCAGCCACCACAGCGGCGGCGCCGGGTACTCCGCGGCGCACCACCACCATTACTACGGCATGCCGCCCGTGGGCGGCGACGCCACGGCCATGCGCGTGGACGACCTTCTCGAGAATCTCGACCTCTCCACCGGCGCTGGCGCCCACGAGTTCTTCCCCACCGCGGCTGCTGCCAACAAGGGACACCACCACTCGGGGGGCGCCATGGTCGGTGAGCCGTCGCCCACGGCCAACTCGTCGGACCACCAGACGTCGCTCCTCTCCTTCGCCGACGAGTTCTACATACCC AGCGAGGAAGCTGCCGAGCTGGAGTGGCTGTCCAAGTTCGTGGACGACTCCTACTCGGACATGCCGAATTACTCGTCGGCCACGCACGCCGCAATggcagcagcggcagcggcagcggctgcGGCTGCGAACACCGCCGGCACTAGAGCAGGAGGCACCTCGGGCGGGCAGGACAGCTGCGCCACCGCGGCGCccggccgcggcgcgcgcagcAAGCGGTCGTCCCGCGCGGCCGCCGCGGCGTGGCACTCCCTCGTGCCGCGCCCGCCATCGCAGCCGTCCCCGTCAACGTCCTGCTCGTCCTCGGACTTCACGCCGGCGTCGACGAACAACAAGCCGGCACGCCCGAGCAACGGCGGCAGCCGCGGCAGGAAGAGCCCGGGGCCCGCCGGGGAGGTAGTGGCAGTGGGCGTGGAGGGCGGCGTGCGCCGGTGCACGCACTGCGCGTCGGAGACGACGCCGCAGTGGCGGACGGGGCCGCTGGGCCCCAAGACCCTGTGCAACGCGTGCGGCGTGCGGTTCAAGTCCGGGCGGCTGGTGCCCGAGTACCGCCCCGCGTCCAGCCCCACCTTCGTGCTCACGCAGCACTCCAACTCGCACCGCAAGGTCATGGAGCTGCGCCGCCAGAAGGAGCTCGTCCTCATCCGCGGAACCCACCGTGACGCTTCGGCGGCAGCGGCGGGATCCGCCGGGCCGGAGCTCATGTTCCGTGACTACGGCGTGTGTTGA